The Eleginops maclovinus isolate JMC-PN-2008 ecotype Puerto Natales chromosome 3, JC_Emac_rtc_rv5, whole genome shotgun sequence genome includes a region encoding these proteins:
- the deptor gene encoding DEP domain-containing mTOR-interacting protein — MILEGEMDGIGNNMQKKAAELERLAEVLVTGEQLRLRLHEAKVIKDRRHHLRTYPNCFVAKELIDWLIEHKEASDRDTAIKIMQKLLDQSIIHHVCDEHREFKDLKLFYRFRKDDGTFPLDSEAKVFMRGQRIYEKLMNTENNLLQTREEEGGTFERALVGSEFIDWLLQEGEMATREEAEQLGRRLLEHGIIQHITNKHHFANGPLLFQFRMNFRRRRRLIELLHERSRCIPESHDSPFCLRKQNSDGGNTSFLSVSPTKEIKVTVGVRRSSLSSSCGSSGYYSSSPTLSSSPPVLCNPKSVLKRQVSPEELQTPGGPFIKKTFTIVGDAVGWGFVVRGSKPCHIQAVDPGGPAAAAGMKVCHFVVSVNGLCVLSHDYRTVSNLILTGPRTIVMEVMEES, encoded by the exons ATGATTCTTGAAGG agagATGGACGGCATCGGGAACAACATGCAGAAGAAGGCTGCGGAGCTGGAGCGGCTGGCCGAGGTGCTCGTCACCGGAGAGCAGCTGAG gCTGAGGCTCCACGAGGCGAAGGTGATCAAGGATCGGCGGCACCACCTGCGAACTTACCCAAACTGCTTTGTGGCAAAAGAGCTCATCGATTGGCTGATCGAACACAAGGAGGCCTCCGACCGAGACACGGCCATCAAGATCATGCAGAAACTTTTGGACCAGAGCATCATTCACCACG tgtgtgacGAGCACCGGGAGTTCAAAGACCTGAAGCTGTTTTATCGTTTCCGGAAAGATGACGGCACGTTCCCATTGGACAGTGAGGCCAAAGTCTTCATGAGGGGGCAGAGGATCTATGAGAA GTTAATGAACACAGAAAACAACTTATTACAAACCAGGGAGGAAGAGGGCGGCACGTTTGAGCGAGCGCTGGTGGGCTCCGAGTTCATCGACTGGCTGCTGCAGGAGGGCGAGATGGCAACCAGGGAGGAGGCGGAGCAGCTGGGGCGCAGGCTCCTGGAACATGGCATCATCCAGCACA tCACCAACAAACACCACTTTGCCAACGGGCCCCTGCTCTTCCAGTTCAGGATGAATTTCCGGAGGCGACGGCGGTTGATCGAACTTCTTCATGAGCGCAGCCGCTGCATCCCTGAGAGTCATGACAGCCCCTTCTGTCTCCGCAAACAGAACTCAGATGGAGGAAACACCAGCTTCCTCTCGG TGAGTCCGACTAAAGAGATTAAGGTGACAGTGGGAGTCCGGCGGAGCAGCCTGAGCAGCAGCTGTGGCAGCAGCGGGTATTACAGCAGCAGTCCCACGCTCAGCAGCAGTCCACCTGTGCTCTGCAACCCCAAATCTG TTCTGAAAAGACAAGTGAGcccagaggagctgcagacacCAGGAGGACCTTTTATAAAGAAGACATTCAct ATTGTTGGTGATGCTGTGGGCTGGGGCTTTGTGGTGCGAGGCAGCAAACCCTGCCACATCCAGGCTGTAGACCCCGGTggacctgcagctgctgctggcatGAAG GTGTGTCACTTCGTGGTATCGGTGAACGGGCTGTGCGTCCTCTCTCACGACTACCGGACCGTCAGCAACCTGATCCTAACCGGACCCCGGACAATCGTCATGGAGGTGATGGAGGAGTCATAA